From one Gracilibacillus salinarum genomic stretch:
- a CDS encoding EAL domain-containing protein, producing the protein MKSALRITSVYVLSGVLWILFSDLSNITLQRLASVFLIDQHTFMHLIFLTITSCLLYYLIHIQTKKYQQELHSRIVTESLATESLEENRRLLHLFDQISSGIILIDPDKEDYPIVYVNKGFEGLTGYTADEVIGQNCRILHGQRTKEEDIKSIEQALHQFQPVQTEIKNYRKNGEEFWNELKIKPVMNQEKRFLIAIQNDITDKKNQSILVENQFMIVKKLLEHPDKLTAFREVCKIVDEQTGYQSLIFQKDVQTMQLRTFATYSLPQQFLDELADFPIRKKEGISGEAAFFNKTIIIDNLPALENAKYVDLSRKYGIQTIWSTPINTSTDDVIGVFTLYRKSLHTPSEQEIRALETYAYIIGQVMENLNFQETIKENNYRFRLIAENTTDIICLINEKKDLQYVSPSIKQLIGNSISRFNIEKMFSDNAKQTIQYLIHYLLYVKEEDTTEIEVTDHHGQLKWLDVKGKRVVGQNNETSLLFLARDVTSRKQYQESLDKILYFDPVTQLPNKYKLRKEIDYLVQAKYRFNLLLLDFDQMKEIKSMYGINAWDYVMMEMSNRLKDHFQPIVLARSGEDEFCLITRLTKKQLERVMLKFFEILRLPWRYEEQEFLASVSIGVVCYEKQTADMMLLQGQEALQIAKSLGENQFYFYFNDQANRKNRELHIKRYLYQAMDQQELELCYQPQIDLKKGEITGLEALLRWNNQQLGVVSPGEFIGVAEETGWIVPMSDYVMEKIVEDIVKWNKQGYHFHVSINISYKQMKEADFVEKVKKILLTKGCPAHQISFEITESLLLEDLELSLHVLHQLHALGIGIEVDDFGVGYSSLAYLKKFPIDVLKIDRSFVMDLFQDHKNIAILQAIMEMSKALELKVIAEGVENFEQIKLLEELGCQIFQGYWFSRPVKQEELLSTIHYINQEKLSAFSL; encoded by the coding sequence GTGAAAAGCGCACTTCGTATTACAAGTGTCTATGTTTTATCCGGTGTTTTATGGATCCTTTTTTCTGACTTATCTAACATAACTTTACAACGGCTAGCTTCAGTATTCTTGATAGATCAACATACATTCATGCATTTGATTTTCCTCACCATAACATCTTGTTTACTTTATTATTTAATACACATACAAACAAAAAAATATCAACAGGAATTACACTCGCGAATCGTTACAGAGTCACTTGCTACTGAATCACTGGAAGAGAACCGACGACTGTTACATCTATTTGACCAAATTTCCAGTGGCATTATATTAATTGATCCTGACAAAGAAGATTATCCTATTGTCTATGTTAATAAAGGTTTCGAGGGGCTTACCGGCTATACAGCAGATGAAGTGATAGGACAGAATTGCCGAATTCTTCATGGTCAGCGTACAAAGGAAGAAGATATTAAAAGCATTGAACAAGCATTGCATCAGTTTCAGCCAGTTCAGACAGAAATTAAAAATTATCGAAAAAATGGTGAAGAATTCTGGAATGAATTAAAAATTAAACCAGTAATGAATCAAGAGAAGAGATTTTTAATTGCTATCCAAAATGACATTACCGATAAAAAGAATCAATCTATTCTAGTGGAGAACCAATTTATGATTGTAAAAAAACTGTTGGAGCATCCAGATAAACTTACAGCCTTTCGAGAAGTATGTAAGATCGTAGATGAACAGACCGGCTATCAAAGTTTAATTTTTCAGAAGGATGTTCAGACGATGCAATTGCGTACATTTGCAACGTATTCTTTGCCACAGCAATTTTTAGATGAATTAGCTGACTTTCCGATAAGAAAAAAAGAAGGAATTAGCGGCGAAGCGGCATTCTTTAATAAAACAATTATTATTGATAATCTTCCTGCTCTAGAAAATGCAAAATATGTAGATTTATCACGAAAATACGGAATTCAGACTATTTGGTCGACGCCAATCAATACGAGTACTGATGATGTTATCGGTGTATTTACACTTTATCGGAAGAGCCTTCATACTCCTTCAGAACAGGAAATTAGAGCATTGGAAACTTATGCTTATATTATTGGACAAGTAATGGAGAATTTGAATTTCCAGGAAACGATTAAAGAGAATAATTACCGTTTCCGATTAATTGCTGAAAATACGACAGATATAATTTGTTTAATAAACGAGAAAAAAGATTTGCAGTATGTTTCGCCATCGATCAAACAATTGATTGGCAATAGTATTTCCCGTTTTAATATAGAGAAAATGTTTAGTGATAATGCAAAACAGACCATTCAGTATCTTATCCACTATTTATTATATGTTAAGGAAGAGGATACAACTGAAATAGAAGTAACAGACCATCATGGTCAATTAAAATGGCTGGATGTGAAAGGAAAGCGTGTGGTAGGCCAAAACAATGAGACTAGTTTATTGTTTTTGGCGAGGGATGTGACGTCCAGAAAGCAATATCAGGAATCTTTAGATAAAATTCTATACTTTGATCCGGTTACACAATTACCAAATAAATATAAATTAAGAAAAGAAATCGACTATCTCGTACAAGCAAAATACCGCTTTAACCTATTGCTTCTTGATTTTGATCAAATGAAAGAAATAAAGAGTATGTATGGGATCAATGCTTGGGATTATGTGATGATGGAAATGTCCAACCGATTAAAGGACCACTTTCAACCGATCGTACTTGCGCGAAGTGGAGAAGATGAGTTCTGTCTGATTACTAGACTTACTAAGAAGCAATTGGAACGGGTTATGTTGAAGTTTTTTGAGATACTGAGACTTCCATGGAGGTATGAAGAGCAAGAATTTTTAGCGAGCGTCTCGATAGGCGTGGTATGTTATGAAAAACAAACGGCAGATATGATGCTTTTACAAGGACAGGAAGCGTTGCAGATTGCAAAAAGTTTAGGTGAAAATCAATTTTACTTTTATTTTAATGATCAAGCCAATCGCAAAAACCGTGAGTTACATATCAAACGATATTTATACCAGGCAATGGATCAACAAGAATTGGAGTTATGTTATCAGCCTCAAATTGATTTGAAAAAAGGAGAAATTACAGGATTAGAAGCGTTGTTACGTTGGAATAATCAACAATTAGGTGTTGTGTCACCGGGGGAGTTTATCGGTGTTGCTGAAGAAACCGGATGGATCGTGCCAATGAGCGATTATGTAATGGAGAAAATTGTGGAAGATATAGTGAAATGGAACAAACAGGGCTACCACTTCCATGTATCTATCAATATTTCTTACAAACAAATGAAAGAAGCTGATTTTGTTGAAAAAGTAAAAAAAATATTGCTAACAAAAGGGTGCCCTGCACACCAAATCAGCTTTGAAATTACCGAAAGCTTACTGTTGGAAGATCTTGAACTATCGTTACACGTTCTGCATCAACTCCATGCGTTAGGGATTGGAATAGAGGTTGATGACTTTGGGGTTGGATACTCCTCCTTAGCTTATTTGAAGAAGTTCCCGATTGATGTATTGAAAATTGACCGATCCTTTGTGATGGATCTTTTTCAGGATCATAAAAATATAGCGATACTGCAAGCCATAATGGAAATGAGTAAGGCGCTGGAATTGAAGGTGATAGCAGAAGGTGTGGAAAATTTCGAACAAATAAAATTATTAGAAGAGCTCGGGTGCCAGATATTCCAAGGCTACTGGTTTTCAAGACCGGTAAAACAAGAAGAACTGCTATCAACTATTCATTATATTAATCAAGAGAAATTGTCAGCTTTTAGTTTATAA
- a CDS encoding methyl-accepting chemotaxis protein, whose protein sequence is MQKLRQLRFKLPATMIFLLIIPISFVGYISYQQTEILERAIVQKDDIVEISPKYNKIFEEYEAFISDLSTLEQINYQKVQTSDVEESVTSNMPVMNNPKLTSFYLDFLSEKAENMEYILNLYLATTDNALYMDNYTDGTDLSGYKATETDWYQKAAANPEQLVWSKPYLDTATDKPTITLAQTIQGNDGSIIGVAALDFDMYTLVSDMRQDLLHSTLITMAISVVIGLLIVLLIVRLINRNIVVVKTELHYLAQGDLSRPDVKVEGKDEFEDLARAMNALKENLYGTINQLMMATGQVLGQSSTLKQSSDQVKEGSEQIAATMEELSSGSESQASHASDLAGAMDQYNKRVNSVVEYGNQIAGESARVMDLSEQGKHAIDRSVNQMRTIHQMVQTSYHKVQGLDKRTEEIDRIVEVIKEIAEQTNLLALNAAIEAARAGETGKGFAVVADEVRKLAEQVTDSIADITNIVANIQTESNQVAQSLEAGYQEVENGTEQMRQTGENFSTINQSITEMVNRMNHMVSNLEEINEHSTEMHRSVDEIAAVSQQSAAAVEQTAASAEETNHSMEEVSRSAQELEALAGSLEKQIEKFKIV, encoded by the coding sequence ATGCAGAAGCTACGACAGTTACGATTTAAATTACCAGCAACAATGATTTTCTTACTTATTATTCCAATAAGCTTCGTCGGGTACATATCTTATCAACAAACAGAAATTTTGGAAAGAGCAATTGTGCAAAAAGATGACATCGTCGAAATATCACCAAAATACAATAAGATTTTTGAGGAATATGAGGCATTTATTTCTGACCTATCTACATTAGAGCAAATAAACTATCAGAAGGTGCAGACATCTGATGTTGAGGAATCAGTAACTTCTAATATGCCAGTGATGAACAACCCAAAATTAACTAGTTTTTATTTGGATTTCTTATCAGAAAAAGCAGAAAATATGGAATATATTCTTAATTTATATCTTGCTACAACTGATAATGCCCTTTATATGGACAACTATACAGATGGTACTGATTTATCTGGCTACAAGGCTACTGAAACGGATTGGTACCAAAAAGCCGCTGCCAACCCGGAGCAATTGGTTTGGTCAAAACCTTATTTAGACACGGCTACTGATAAACCAACGATTACATTAGCCCAAACAATTCAAGGGAACGATGGGTCCATTATCGGTGTTGCAGCACTAGATTTTGATATGTATACACTAGTATCTGACATGCGGCAGGATCTTCTCCATTCTACCTTAATTACAATGGCTATATCGGTTGTAATAGGGCTCTTAATCGTACTCCTAATTGTTAGATTAATTAATCGCAATATTGTAGTAGTAAAAACAGAGCTACATTATTTAGCACAAGGTGATTTGTCCAGACCGGATGTTAAAGTAGAAGGAAAAGATGAATTTGAAGATTTAGCACGAGCTATGAATGCATTGAAAGAAAATTTATATGGGACTATAAATCAATTGATGATGGCTACTGGCCAGGTGTTAGGACAGAGCAGTACATTAAAGCAGTCCTCTGATCAAGTAAAAGAGGGAAGTGAACAAATTGCTGCAACAATGGAAGAATTATCTTCTGGAAGTGAATCACAAGCAAGCCATGCTTCTGACCTGGCAGGTGCAATGGATCAGTACAATAAGAGAGTGAACAGTGTTGTTGAATATGGAAACCAAATCGCCGGTGAATCAGCACGAGTAATGGATCTAAGCGAACAAGGAAAGCATGCTATTGATCGCTCTGTTAATCAAATGAGAACCATTCATCAAATGGTTCAGACATCCTATCATAAAGTACAAGGACTAGATAAACGTACAGAAGAAATTGATCGCATAGTAGAAGTGATTAAAGAGATTGCAGAACAAACCAATTTGTTAGCGTTGAATGCAGCGATAGAAGCTGCAAGAGCAGGTGAAACAGGAAAAGGATTTGCCGTTGTTGCGGATGAGGTAAGAAAATTAGCGGAACAGGTTACCGATTCGATTGCAGATATTACGAATATAGTAGCCAATATTCAAACCGAATCCAATCAGGTAGCACAGTCATTAGAAGCAGGCTATCAGGAAGTAGAGAATGGTACGGAGCAAATGCGACAAACAGGTGAGAACTTCTCTACGATTAATCAATCGATTACAGAAATGGTGAATCGTATGAATCATATGGTAAGTAACTTAGAAGAGATCAATGAGCACAGTACAGAAATGCATAGGTCAGTGGATGAAATTGCAGCTGTTAGCCAGCAATCTGCTGCTGCAGTAGAGCAAACTGCTGCGTCAGCTGAAGAAACGAATCACTCTATGGAAGAAGTATCGCGTAGTGCACAGGAATTAGAGGCGCTGGCAGGATCTTTAGAAAAACAAATAGAAAAATTTAAAATAGTATAA
- a CDS encoding universal stress protein: MYRKILLASDGSEHSLRAASHAVELAKIDNSKVDVVYAVDGKTSKEDVLHGLDKYQVKKERELKIKPVVDKLKEANITCESHIIHGEPGPAIVSFANDYDYDIVIVGSRGKNKLQTMILGSVSHKIAKRVHCPVLIVK, encoded by the coding sequence ATGTATCGAAAAATATTATTAGCTTCTGACGGATCTGAGCATTCATTACGCGCTGCATCTCATGCTGTGGAACTAGCTAAGATCGATAACAGTAAAGTAGATGTAGTCTACGCAGTTGATGGCAAAACGTCAAAAGAAGATGTTTTACATGGTCTGGATAAATATCAGGTGAAGAAAGAAAGAGAACTAAAAATAAAACCAGTTGTAGATAAGCTCAAAGAAGCAAATATTACATGCGAATCACATATCATACATGGTGAACCAGGGCCTGCTATTGTCTCGTTTGCTAATGATTACGACTACGATATTGTTATTGTCGGAAGCAGAGGCAAAAATAAATTACAGACAATGATATTAGGCAGTGTCAGCCATAAAATAGCTAAACGGGTTCACTGCCCAGTACTGATTGTGAAATAA
- a CDS encoding SulP family inorganic anion transporter, whose amino-acid sequence MNLSKIRQDWFGNIKGDILSGIVVALALIPEAIAFSIIAGVDPMVGLYASFCMAVIISFVGGRPGMISAATGAMALLMVNLVADHGLQYLFAATILTGIIQIIFGVFKLATVMKFVPRSVMVGFVNALAILIFTAQLEHFKGEGFVMYALVALTLGIIYLFPRLTKVIPSTLVAIIAVTAISLYFGFDVRSVGDLGNLSSDLPVFLIPDIPFNFETLAIIFPYSLSLAVVGLLESLLTANIVDDMTDTESNKNQESRGQGVANIVTGFFGGMAGCAMIGQSVINVKSGGRGRLSTFVAGIFLMFLIFVLGDVVVRIPMAALAGVMFMVSISTFDWSSITTLHRVPRTDAVVMVVTVLSVVMTHNLSIGVLAGVLLSAIFFAAKISKVHVTQIIAIEGKKKIYKVDGQIFFASVNDFVEKFNFQDDITEVEIDLTHAHLWDDSAIGALDKIEMKFEQNEVNVEYVGLNDESKSLKNKIGGLSKASGH is encoded by the coding sequence ATGAACTTATCGAAAATAAGACAGGATTGGTTCGGCAATATTAAAGGAGATATCTTATCGGGTATTGTAGTCGCATTAGCATTAATTCCAGAGGCGATAGCTTTTTCGATTATTGCCGGCGTCGATCCAATGGTTGGTTTGTATGCTTCTTTTTGTATGGCGGTGATCATTTCATTCGTAGGTGGAAGACCAGGGATGATTTCAGCGGCAACGGGAGCAATGGCATTATTAATGGTGAATTTAGTTGCGGATCACGGGTTGCAATACTTATTTGCAGCAACTATTTTGACAGGAATTATTCAAATTATATTTGGTGTTTTTAAATTAGCAACAGTGATGAAATTCGTTCCACGATCTGTAATGGTAGGGTTTGTCAATGCCCTTGCTATCTTAATTTTCACAGCACAACTTGAACATTTCAAAGGAGAAGGATTTGTGATGTATGCCTTAGTTGCGCTGACACTGGGTATCATTTACCTTTTTCCTAGACTAACAAAAGTGATTCCATCCACTTTAGTAGCAATTATTGCTGTTACAGCTATATCTTTATATTTTGGCTTTGACGTTCGCAGCGTTGGTGATTTAGGAAACTTAAGTTCAGATTTACCTGTATTTTTAATTCCGGATATACCATTTAATTTCGAAACACTAGCTATCATTTTTCCTTATTCCCTTTCGTTAGCAGTAGTAGGTTTATTAGAGTCATTACTTACAGCGAACATCGTGGATGATATGACAGATACAGAAAGTAATAAAAATCAAGAAAGTCGTGGACAGGGAGTTGCTAATATTGTGACGGGCTTCTTTGGTGGTATGGCGGGTTGTGCTATGATCGGACAATCTGTTATTAATGTTAAATCAGGCGGACGCGGAAGACTGTCGACGTTTGTGGCGGGTATCTTCTTAATGTTTTTAATATTTGTATTAGGAGATGTTGTCGTACGGATCCCGATGGCTGCTTTAGCAGGCGTTATGTTCATGGTATCTATAAGTACTTTTGACTGGTCGTCCATCACCACCCTGCATAGAGTGCCAAGAACAGATGCTGTTGTTATGGTCGTAACAGTTCTATCTGTAGTAATGACCCATAACTTATCTATCGGTGTATTAGCTGGAGTGCTGCTAAGTGCAATATTTTTTGCTGCAAAAATTTCAAAGGTACACGTAACCCAGATTATTGCAATTGAAGGAAAGAAAAAAATATACAAAGTCGATGGTCAAATATTTTTTGCGTCTGTTAATGATTTTGTAGAAAAATTTAATTTTCAAGATGATATAACGGAAGTGGAAATTGACCTGACTCATGCTCACCTGTGGGATGATTCTGCTATAGGAGCGCTAGATAAAATAGAAATGAAATTCGAGCAAAATGAAGTGAACGTCGAATATGTCGGTTTAAATGATGAAAGTAAATCACTCAAAAACAAAATTGGTGGTTTATCAAAAGCTTCAGGTCACTAA
- a CDS encoding peptidoglycan-binding protein, with translation MAEFRGYTITSPYGNRTHPISNSSTFHSGVDLVKYHKAPIQAFTSGTVIYAGFGNSGTGLGGYGNVVLIRDRNNREQLYAHLNSVTVSKGQTIGQNQVIGYQGSTGYVTGSHLHFEVRKIVEMKPPYGYRPDKKSSTLNPIAYLNNFDLDDLLESGDSGSAVRKLQRDLIKLGFSLPKFGADGVFGQETESAVRSFQSAEHLAVDGIVGPNTNAKLDEQTTLVSKYPGIIKNGSRGDIVRIIQRRVYAKADGIFGTQTEKKVREYQQRNALKVDGIVGPKTWDKLFG, from the coding sequence ATGGCAGAGTTTAGAGGTTACACGATCACTAGTCCGTATGGAAATCGGACACATCCTATTTCCAATAGTAGCACGTTTCATTCTGGCGTAGATTTAGTGAAATATCACAAAGCACCAATTCAGGCCTTTACATCTGGTACCGTTATTTATGCAGGGTTTGGAAATAGTGGTACAGGCTTGGGCGGATATGGAAATGTAGTCTTAATAAGAGACCGTAATAACAGGGAGCAATTGTATGCACATTTAAATTCAGTAACCGTATCGAAAGGACAAACAATTGGACAAAATCAAGTGATTGGTTATCAGGGAAGCACGGGTTATGTGACAGGTTCCCATTTGCACTTTGAAGTAAGGAAAATAGTAGAGATGAAACCGCCTTACGGTTATCGTCCTGATAAGAAGTCTTCCACACTCAACCCGATTGCATATTTAAATAATTTTGATCTCGATGATCTTCTGGAATCTGGAGACTCAGGCTCAGCTGTACGAAAGTTGCAACGCGATCTAATAAAATTAGGCTTTTCCCTGCCGAAATTCGGTGCAGATGGTGTTTTTGGCCAAGAAACTGAATCAGCTGTACGCTCCTTTCAATCTGCAGAACATCTTGCAGTTGATGGAATTGTAGGACCCAATACAAATGCTAAGCTAGACGAACAAACAACCTTAGTATCTAAATATCCAGGGATTATTAAAAATGGCAGCAGAGGCGACATTGTAAGAATTATTCAGCGTCGTGTGTATGCGAAAGCAGATGGTATTTTCGGAACACAAACAGAAAAGAAAGTGAGAGAATATCAACAGAGAAACGCGCTAAAAGTAGATGGAATAGTAGGACCTAAAACATGGGATAAGTTATTTGGATAA